From a single Kitasatospora sp. NBC_00458 genomic region:
- a CDS encoding FtsX-like permease family protein has product MLGFVVRRLRGRLPLASAALLTVLITTAVLTALVAFQRTVGEVGQRQALQGAGHPRTTVLVNSEHGLDKRAKDDAAVADYARALFGDRPTSVQSLARSRSYGLPDQAGGQAGGQPTEQTGGQPGSQPTGQPSSRPGGKEADLTLLAALDRQRVSLISGAWPDTAKAPGAGGPLQAAVPQAALARMGLKAEALPANVQLSDRYGGAPLTVRLTGVYRATDADDLYWRLDPLLGHEIQVGGFTTYGPLLVDDSAFTAAGLPQNGRSWLVDADFTGVAPSDVDALRSRVPGLGDELAKNSGLLAHSDLADLLGELESSALVARSTLLIGALQLIVLAAAALLLVVHLIATRQQSENALLAARGASGARLGAFTATEATLLALPAALLAPLLSPPLLRVLGGFGPLRRVPLDTGLSWTLWPVSVLCALGCVLLAAVPALLRGAGAAVLRRAGRRQALASGAARSGADLALLALAVLAYHQLSQYSGGLSPDSSGRLGLDPVLVATPTLALGAGTLLVLRLLPLAARLGARLAARGRGLAPALVGWQLARRPGRASGPVLLLVLGVSTGVLALGQHATWNTSQQDQASFATAGGLRIHNSKTAPMGQGSRYGALPGGDRILPVVRQEQSLPDNSYGQVIVLDTAGFADRVPVRPDLLDDQDPQRLFGSLAQPAPAGAATGVPLPGHPQRIEADVTFTSVPQAVDPFFGYLPSKGRPDAWLLVRDRFGLTFQVPLTGLPASGDGRATADIGALTDAPLSTASAPLTVVGVTVSADTRDGGELTIRRLSTVDGPGAAAVPVDVPAGLTWAAGGTNANGALAADRQTEPADARQLFKVRYHSVVGAPGSVRGVFTPTAAAAPAEVPGVATRGFLAANGAAVGETVRVPVGVTTLRVRITAAVESLPVVGDKSLVLDLATVSRALAAEGRETPVPAEWWLPATGSDDPVPAQAAAALRAAPGAPDLKLREEVAATLTGDPLSAAPQNALAAIAVVTTVLAAIGFAAASAAAAGERSREFALLLALGTPRRRLVRTAAAEQAVLVGLGSIVGLGLGALIVHLIVPLVVLTPAARRPVPEVLVDLPVGTAVLLALAIAAVPLLSALLSGRRRRDVAQRLRNLEEM; this is encoded by the coding sequence ATGCTCGGCTTTGTCGTGCGCCGTCTGCGCGGGCGACTGCCCCTGGCCAGTGCGGCGCTGCTCACCGTACTGATCACAACGGCGGTTCTCACCGCGCTGGTGGCGTTCCAGCGCACCGTCGGAGAGGTCGGTCAGCGACAGGCGCTCCAGGGCGCGGGCCACCCCCGCACCACGGTGCTGGTCAACTCCGAGCACGGGCTGGACAAACGGGCCAAGGACGACGCCGCGGTCGCGGACTACGCCCGCGCCCTCTTCGGCGACCGGCCCACCAGCGTCCAGAGCCTGGCCCGCAGCCGCTCCTACGGCCTGCCGGACCAGGCGGGCGGCCAGGCGGGCGGCCAGCCCACCGAGCAGACCGGCGGCCAGCCCGGCAGCCAGCCCACCGGGCAGCCGAGCAGCCGGCCGGGCGGCAAGGAGGCGGACCTCACCCTCCTCGCCGCCCTCGACCGGCAGCGCGTCAGCCTGATCTCCGGCGCCTGGCCCGACACCGCCAAGGCCCCCGGCGCGGGCGGCCCCCTCCAGGCGGCCGTGCCGCAGGCCGCACTGGCCCGGATGGGCCTCAAGGCCGAAGCGCTCCCCGCCAACGTGCAGCTCTCCGACCGCTACGGCGGCGCACCGCTGACCGTCCGGCTCACCGGCGTCTACCGCGCCACCGACGCCGACGACCTCTACTGGCGCCTCGACCCGCTGCTGGGACACGAGATCCAGGTCGGAGGCTTCACCACCTACGGCCCGCTGCTGGTCGACGACAGCGCCTTCACCGCCGCCGGCCTGCCGCAGAACGGCCGCAGCTGGCTGGTCGACGCCGACTTCACGGGCGTCGCCCCCTCCGACGTCGACGCCCTGCGCTCCCGGGTGCCCGGCCTGGGCGACGAACTCGCCAAGAACTCCGGCCTGCTCGCCCACAGCGACCTCGCCGACCTGCTCGGCGAACTCGAATCCAGCGCACTGGTCGCCCGCTCCACCCTGCTGATCGGCGCCCTGCAGCTGATCGTGCTCGCCGCCGCCGCCCTGCTCCTGGTCGTCCACCTGATCGCGACCCGCCAGCAGTCGGAGAACGCCCTGCTGGCCGCCCGCGGCGCGTCCGGCGCCCGGCTCGGCGCGTTCACCGCGACCGAGGCGACCCTGCTCGCGCTGCCCGCCGCGCTGCTCGCCCCCCTGCTCAGCCCGCCGCTGCTCCGCGTACTGGGCGGCTTCGGCCCGCTCCGCCGGGTGCCCCTGGACACCGGCCTCAGCTGGACGCTCTGGCCGGTCTCCGTCCTCTGCGCCCTCGGCTGCGTCCTGCTCGCCGCGGTGCCCGCCCTGCTGCGCGGCGCCGGAGCGGCCGTGCTGCGCCGGGCCGGCCGCCGCCAGGCACTGGCCTCGGGCGCCGCCCGCTCCGGAGCCGACCTCGCCCTGCTCGCCCTGGCCGTCCTCGCCTACCACCAACTCTCCCAGTACAGCGGCGGGTTGTCCCCGGACTCCTCCGGCCGGCTCGGCCTCGACCCGGTCCTCGTCGCCACCCCCACCCTCGCGCTCGGCGCCGGCACCCTCCTGGTGCTGCGCCTGCTCCCGCTGGCCGCCCGCCTCGGCGCCCGGCTGGCCGCCCGCGGCCGCGGCCTGGCACCCGCGCTGGTCGGCTGGCAGCTGGCCCGCCGCCCCGGCCGGGCCAGCGGGCCGGTCCTGCTCCTCGTCCTGGGCGTCTCCACCGGTGTCCTGGCACTCGGCCAGCACGCCACCTGGAACACCTCCCAGCAGGACCAGGCGAGCTTCGCGACCGCCGGCGGACTGCGGATCCACAACTCCAAGACGGCACCGATGGGCCAGGGAAGCCGGTACGGCGCCCTGCCCGGCGGCGACCGGATCCTCCCGGTCGTCCGGCAGGAGCAGTCCCTGCCCGACAACAGCTACGGCCAGGTGATCGTCCTGGACACCGCCGGCTTCGCCGACCGCGTCCCGGTCCGCCCCGACCTGCTGGACGACCAGGACCCGCAGCGGCTGTTCGGCTCCCTCGCCCAGCCCGCGCCCGCCGGGGCGGCCACCGGAGTACCGCTGCCCGGCCACCCCCAGCGGATCGAGGCCGACGTCACGTTCACCTCCGTACCGCAGGCCGTGGACCCGTTCTTCGGCTACCTGCCGTCCAAGGGGCGCCCGGACGCCTGGCTGCTGGTCCGCGACCGCTTCGGCCTCACCTTCCAGGTCCCGCTCACCGGCCTCCCCGCCTCCGGCGACGGCCGGGCCACCGCCGACATCGGCGCACTGACCGACGCCCCGCTCAGCACCGCCTCCGCACCGCTCACGGTCGTGGGGGTGACCGTCTCCGCCGACACGCGGGACGGCGGGGAACTGACCATCCGCAGGCTCTCCACCGTCGACGGACCGGGCGCCGCCGCCGTGCCCGTCGACGTCCCGGCAGGCCTCACCTGGGCCGCCGGCGGCACCAACGCCAACGGCGCGCTCGCCGCCGACCGGCAGACCGAACCCGCCGACGCACGACAGCTGTTCAAGGTGCGCTACCACTCCGTCGTCGGCGCCCCCGGCAGCGTGCGGGGCGTCTTCACCCCGACCGCGGCCGCCGCCCCCGCCGAGGTCCCGGGCGTCGCCACCCGCGGCTTCCTCGCCGCCAACGGCGCGGCCGTCGGCGAGACCGTCCGGGTCCCGGTCGGCGTCACCACCCTGCGGGTGCGGATCACCGCGGCCGTCGAGTCGCTGCCCGTCGTCGGGGACAAGTCGCTCGTCCTCGACCTCGCCACCGTCAGCCGGGCCCTCGCCGCCGAGGGACGGGAGACCCCCGTCCCCGCCGAGTGGTGGCTGCCCGCCACCGGATCCGACGACCCGGTACCCGCACAGGCCGCCGCCGCCCTGCGCGCCGCCCCCGGCGCCCCGGACCTGAAGCTCCGCGAGGAGGTCGCCGCCACGCTGACCGGCGACCCGCTCAGCGCCGCCCCGCAGAACGCGCTCGCCGCCATCGCGGTCGTCACCACGGTGCTCGCCGCCATCGGCTTCGCCGCCGCCTCGGCCGCCGCCGCGGGCGAACGCTCCCGCGAGTTCGCGCTGCTCCTGGCCCTCGGCACCCCGCGCCGCCGCCTGGTCCGCACCGCGGCCGCCGAACAGGCCGTCCTGGTGGGCCTCGGCAGCATCGTCGGACTCGGCCTCGGCGCACTGATCGTCCATCTGATCGTGCCGCTCGTGGTCCTCACCCCGGCGGCCCGCCGCCCCGTCCCGGAGGTCCTGGTCGACCTGCCGGTCGGCACCGCCGTCCTGCTGGCCCTCGCCATCGCCGCCGTCCCGCTGCTCTCGGCCCTGCTCAGCGGCCGCCGGCGCCGGGACGTGGCCCAGCGGCTGCGAAACCTGGAGGAGATGTGA
- a CDS encoding ABC transporter ATP-binding protein gives MTQQPVGTVTAPMVAVTDLRRSFGTGERAVHALRGVSFSIGKGELTALKGRSGSGKTTLLNLVGGLDSPSGGTITLDGTDMGSLDEEGRLALRRDRIGFVFQSFGLLPVLTAAENVGVPMRLRKVPAAQREERAHTLLALVGLADHANQRPGELSGGQQQRVAIARALANEPDLIIADEPTGQLDSETGRSIMQLLRAVVHSEGVTVLVATHDPTLMELADRVVELRDGRIVEESDD, from the coding sequence ATGACGCAGCAACCGGTCGGCACCGTCACCGCTCCCATGGTGGCCGTCACCGATCTCCGGCGCAGCTTCGGAACCGGTGAACGCGCCGTCCACGCGCTGCGCGGAGTCAGCTTCTCCATCGGGAAGGGTGAACTCACCGCCCTCAAGGGCCGGTCCGGCTCCGGCAAGACCACCCTGCTCAACCTGGTCGGCGGCCTGGACAGCCCGAGCGGCGGCACCATCACCCTCGACGGCACCGACATGGGGAGCCTCGACGAGGAGGGCCGGCTCGCGCTCCGCCGGGACCGGATCGGCTTCGTCTTCCAGTCCTTCGGGCTGCTCCCGGTCCTCACCGCCGCCGAGAACGTCGGCGTGCCGATGCGGCTGCGGAAGGTGCCCGCCGCCCAGCGCGAGGAGCGCGCCCACACCCTCCTCGCCCTGGTCGGACTCGCCGACCACGCCAACCAGCGCCCCGGTGAGCTCTCCGGCGGCCAGCAGCAGCGCGTCGCCATCGCCCGCGCCCTGGCCAACGAGCCCGACCTCATCATCGCCGACGAGCCGACCGGCCAGCTGGACTCGGAGACCGGCCGCTCGATCATGCAGCTGCTGCGTGCGGTGGTGCACAGCGAAGGGGTCACCGTCCTGGTCGCGACCCACGACCCGACCCTGATGGAGCTGGCCGACCGGGTGGTCGAGCTCCGCGACGGCCGGATCGTCGAGGAGTCCGACGACTGA
- a CDS encoding PadR family transcriptional regulator — protein sequence MTKEEPARDQRRSQLLRGVLDLCLLALIEERPRYGFEFAQGLTENGLELVSDGSIYPLLARMERAGLIAAFRAPSPAGGAPRKYYRLTGAGEAELAAGRAGWQAFTGPVGRILDDNRPPGGST from the coding sequence ATGACAAAGGAGGAGCCCGCCCGCGACCAGCGACGAAGCCAGCTCCTGCGCGGAGTGCTCGACCTCTGCCTGCTCGCCCTGATCGAGGAACGGCCGCGCTACGGCTTCGAGTTCGCGCAGGGGCTGACCGAGAACGGGCTGGAACTGGTCAGCGACGGCAGCATCTACCCGCTGCTCGCCCGGATGGAGCGCGCGGGGCTGATCGCCGCCTTCCGCGCGCCGTCCCCGGCCGGCGGCGCTCCGCGGAAGTACTACCGCCTCACCGGGGCGGGCGAAGCCGAACTCGCCGCCGGACGGGCCGGCTGGCAGGCCTTCACCGGCCCGGTCGGTCGGATCCTCGACGACAACCGGCCCCCAGGGGGAAGCACATGA